AAAAAACAGGGGGGTGACACATCATTCATCAAAAAATATTTTTAGTTTTTTTGAGGACCACTGTAAGCTCATCCAAACCGAATGTTGCTTAACAGACTCCATCCTTGCTATTTGCCGGGTAGACAAGCCTTGGAAGAAATGCAGAATAAAGCGGCGTCGCTGGATTTCTGTCAATTTTCCACTGTCCAGAAGTCGCTCTGCAGCTTGCATAGCTTTTGTGGTATCGCTTTTATGTATCAAGTCCAAATCAAGGGGTGGTGCGGCAAGCTGCTCTGTTTCCTCCAGCCCATTGATGCTCACGTCCAAACGGCTTGTCCGATTTTCATGTGTGACTTGCTGATGATAAATTTCATCCGACAAGGCTTTCAGTTCCAAAAAGTCTTGTGCTGTCTTGCCGGGGTTCTCTGCAAGGTAGTCCTCCAGTGTGATTTCTACAATACGGTCTGCAACTTATATACAATGCCCTCGCTGAATTTATTTAGGGCATAATCACTGTCTTTATAATTCTTCATGTTCCTTTTCCTCCGATCTGCTTTGCGAAATGCGAAAACAGATCGGAGGGTGGGGAACGGCAACGTGGGTTGGTCGAAATATTACTACACGACCCCGAATATGGTATAATTTGTAAAACAAATAGGAAATTTGTCGAAAAAAATAAGTCAGCACTTCGCCCTTGGCAAAATGCTAACTTTTTTAGGTTTACACTATTAAATTGTAGGTTTGAATTGGGATGCTTATAAATTGTTCTTTCTCTATTTACACCCCGAAAAGGGATAAAAGCGGAATATCTTCATATGGATACCTCTCTCGCCATAGCCATAGCGAAAGCCGGTATCACGAAGTCCAAAGCATCCATTAAAAGCCGCAAAAGCCTGCCCTCTGGGTATGAAGGGCAGGCTTTGCTTAACTGTCAGCAGCCAGACTATCATAGCGTCCTAAAACACCTTAGACCCTCGGCTTTGCGTCCCAGGCTTTTGCCGGGTTTGCCCATAGCTTATTGATTTGTTGTTTTACTTCTCTGGTACTCTGAGTACATCGCCGGGGAGGATGAGAGAAAACCGGCTCTTGTTGTTCAGTCGTTCTAGCTCGCTCATGGGGCAGCCCAGCTTGCGGAATATGCTCCAGAAGCTATCGCCCTTTTGCACGGTGTAGGTGGTGTACCGCAAATTCTTCGGCACATCCGCTGTCACGCCGTACTGGTCAAAGGTATAGGTCGCCCCGTCGATGTCCTGCTTGCCGGTGAGGGGTTTGCCATCCTTGAAGTACATCCACTGGCCAGAGTCATTCCTTGTCCAACCTTGCATGGTATCGCTAGAAATCGCCAGCTCTACAAAGCGGCGCAGCACTGCCGAAACCTCGGCGCGGGTAGCTGTACCCTGTGGATCAAAGAGATTGCCGTTCTTGCCGCTGATCACGCCTGCCATCTGCATCTGCTTTACTGCATCTTTGGCGTAGGCGCTGGTTCTGGTGCTGTCGGCAAAGGTATTTTCTTCATGGACCTTCGGTAATGTAAAGCCGATGGTCTTGGCATAGTTGCTCATAATAACCGCCATCTGCTCACGGGTGATGGACTGATCCGGGGCAAACTTTCCATTTCCAACCCCGTTTACAATATTGTTTTTGCTTGCCCACTCAATGTAGCCCATGTAGTAAGTGTCGCTTTTCACATCGGTGAAGCTGCTCTTTGCGTAGCTGCTCACATCGGCATTTGCCAGTCGTCCAAGGGCGGTAACCAACATTCCTCTTGTCATGGCCGTGTTCGGGCTGAAGGTAGTGTTGGAAGTGCCGCTAAACAATCCACGGCTCACCACAAACTCAATATCTTCCTTTGCCCAGTGAGCCGCAATGTCTGTAAATGCGGTACTCGGCTGCTTGTAGCCGATGCCATAGGTGGAAAAATGGTGGGTGCTGAAGCGCAGTACCTGTTCCACACTGTCATAGACCGAGTTTGTGAGCCAGTGTACCTTACCCTTGGCATCCACATAGACCGCCTGCACATTCCCGGCCTTTTCATTTGCGCCGAGGGTATATGGGATGGTTACCGATACGCTGCCTGCGCCGAAGCTGCTAACTGCCTTGTCGTTACCGTAGTTCACCTTGAGGTCAAATACCGGGCGGCTGCCAATGGCTTTTTTCGCATCACCGGTCAGCTTGCTACTGTCCCCACGGGTGGCGGTGATATTGACATCCGATTTTGCCTGTTTGTTGATTTCCTGCACGGTCGTTAAGTCCATACCGATTCGGATGTCGGGATTATCCACCACCACAATGGTGTTGACAATTTTCTTCGCAATGATGGTATCCTGCACGGTCTTAGGCAGATTGACCGTAACATGAGAGCCGGTCTTGCTGCCGGTATCAACACGGAGGATCACCGTGATTCCGTTTTGCTCATTACCGTTTTTCTTGGCATCCGCCAGTGCCTTGTCAAAGGCATCGGTCACAGTTTTGCCAGTGATGTTCACTGTGATGTTGCCCTTGTCGTCCACAGTGCCGGGAACCTTGATTTCTCCCTGTGTGGGGGAGTTCGGCTTATCCGGTGCGGGTGGGGTGACGATGACAGGGCTGCTGTTGTCGTTTGAGGAGCTTCCGCCGCCACTTCCAGAGCCACCGCCGCCGGTGTAAGTCCAATGGGCATAGTAGGTCACATTGGCACTGACGGTTGTGCTTGCGGAGATTTGAGTTCCGCCGCTTGCCGCCGTGTACCAGCCGTCAAAGCTGTAACTGCCGGAACGTGTCGGTGTCGGGAGTGCCCCTACCGCTGTACCGGGTGCAACCGAGCGCGTTGTTTCACTGACTGTGCCGCCGTTCGGGTTGAAGGTGACGGTGTAGTTCGGAACCGCCGTTACAGAGAAACTCAGTTCTACCGTAGCATTGGTGCTTTGGTTGGTGCTTACGGTCAGCGTTTCATTATAATTACCCACTGCAAGACCAGCTTTCGGTGCAACGGTAAAGGTAGCCGTGCCGTTTGCCGCCAGTGTGGTGGTACTGAGTGTGCCGATGGTATAGTTGGTGCTAGTCGGCTGGGTCAGCGTCACGCTGGAGTTTCCGGTATTTGTGATGGTGACAGTCTGAGCTGCCGGAGCGCTGTAGCCCACTGACAGCGAACCAAAATCCTTGGTGGTCGGATTGGCTGTGATGGTGTAGGTCGATGCCGCCGTTACAGTAAAGCTCAATTCCACTGTAGTACTGGTACTGTGGTTGGTGCTTACGGTCAGCGTTTCATTATAATTCCCCACTGCAAGACCGACTTTCGGAGCAACGGTAAAGGTAGCCGTACCGTTTGCCGCCAGTGTTGTGTCGCTGAGTGTGCCGATGGTGTAGTTGGTGCTGGTCGGCTGGGTCAGCGTCACGCTGGAGTTTCCGGTGTTTGTGATGGTGACAGTCTGTGCTGCCGGGACGCTGTAACCCACTGCTAGTGAACCAAAAGCCTTGCTGGTCGGATTCGCTGTGATGGTGTAAGTAGGAACCGCCGTCACTGCAAAACTCAATTCCACCGTAGCATTGGTACTGTGGTCGGTGCTTACGGTCAGGGTTTCATTGTAATTCCCCATCGCAAGACCGACCTTCGGTGCAACGGTAAAGGTAGCCGTACCGCCTGCCGCCAGTGTTGTGTCGCTAAGTGTTCCGATGGTGTAGTTGGTGCTGGTAGGCTGGGTCAGCGTTACGTTGGTATTTCCAGTGTTTGTGATGGTCACGGTCTGCGCTGCTGGGGCACTGTAGCCCACTTTCAGCGAACCAAAATCCTTGCTGGTCGGACTGGCTGTAATGGTGTAGCTGGGCGCAGCGTTTACCGTTAGCGTGGCTAAATTTGAGGTAGCAACAGGCGCTACCGTGCCACTGACGATGGCGCGGTATTGATAGCCGCTCATCCCTGCGGTTACCCCGGTGATAGTCAGCGTCGTCGTATTGGCTCCGCTGTATACTCCACCGTTCGTGATGTATGCAAAGCTGCTGCCAGTGTTAACCTGCCACTGGTAGGTTAAACCCGTCCCGGTCGCTGTAACCGAGAAGGTAGCCGACTGCCCTTCGTTCACCGTCTGAGGGGATGGCTGACCGGTGATGGAAGGAGCTACCAGGGGATTTACCCGTATCCCGGCCGTGCTGTTTACGTCATTGAGCGTCAAATTCGCATTGTTTCCTGCTGCATCTTGAATGGTGCCGCCGTTGAGGATTAGGGAGCCAATGCTGACGCCGTCGCTGTCGCTGTCGCCCACATTCACCGTATACCGAAAGACTAGATTTTTTGTGCCGCTGCCACTGACATAAACGGTCTGCTTTGTCATTGAACCAACCGTCAGCGCGATATACGGTGTGCCGTTTATTGTGTCTACAGTCACATTCTCGTCAAAATTTACCGTGAAGTCCAAAGTGTGTCCGTTCGAATAGTCTCCCTCTGGCGGCACCGATACCGAAGTAACTGTGGGGGCGGTGGTGTCAGGTGCGACATACGCTGCCACCGAAATTTTTAATGGGGTGCTGATATTACCCGCCGAATCCTCCACGACCACATAAATATCTTTTGCCCCCGCCGTCAGAGTAACGGCTTTGCCCGTCACTGTTCCGCTTACGGAACCGAGAGAAGTACCCGCTTTTACCTCCGCGCTCGTGGGAGCGGTTGCGTCGCTGTTCACAACAAGGTAATACGCCGTACCCGCCTTGTCGGTGGTAAAGCCGATTGTAGCCGCTGTGTCGCTTGTGCGGTTTACGCTCTCTGATGAAAGCACAGGCGATATGACGTCAGACCCAAACTTTAAGTATTTGTAGGTTGCAATATTTCCTGCGACATAAGCGACCGAACCGCCCCCGTCATAACTCGTGCTCGCCCCGCCCTGCACGCCGCTGCTCAACGTCGGCGCAAATACCATTGCTTTCGTGCCGCCTTGAATAACAACAGTTTCTTCAGTTGAAATAGTAGTGTTTGTGAAGTAAATAGCAGTACCGTTGACGGCGCTTATCGTGCCGCCTGATATGTTCAATTGGGCGAACTCGTTAGAGCTAAAAATCGCATAACTGTTACTACCTGTCGCGCTTACCGTTCCGCCGGAAATATTTAAGGTTGTGTTGGCACTATAAATCGCATAACCGCTACTACCTGTCGCGCTCACCGTTCCGCCGGAAATGTTCACGGTGCTGTGATTTCCTGCACGAATCGTCCCAATTGCCGTTTTACTTGTCACCATGCCGCCGCCCTTACTGTCGGTAATGGTCAGCGTACCGCTGCCTTCGTGTGAGATGGCAGAACCAGAGCCGCCGTTAAGCGTTTTTCCGTTTAGGTCAATGGTGATGTTATAGTTACAAGTGCTGGGAATCGTGATTGTCCCAGTGTCGCTATAACTATCGGAAAGCTTCAAATTCAAATCGCCTGCCGCACTGGTTATGGCAGACTGGAGAGCTGTGCGGTCGCCAACCTCCGAAAACACAGGCGGTGTTGCGCCCGGCTCAACCTTGATGTATTTGTAGGTTGCGAGATTCGCCGCATTATACGTATCTGCACCATCCCCGCTCTTATTGGTGCTTGCAGTAATGGAGCATCCCTCATAGCCCGAAGTTGTTAAGCTGCCGTTCAGTGCCTGCGTATCACTTTGGACTGTCACATCGCCACCCGTGATGGATACTGCACCCATTATTCCTGCCGCAGAGCCGGTTGCGGTTACTACGCCATCGGAAATCGTTACCCCACTTATGGAGACTATTGCAACGGAGATATTATCTGCCGCTGCACTGGTAGCCGTAATCTCTCCGCCTTCAATTGTAATATTTCCACGACTGTATATGCCAGAGCTAACCTTTCCTGTGCCGCCACTGACATTGAGGCTGCCGTTTCCTTTAATCACCAAATCGCCACCTGTATAAATGCCCAAGCTGGCGTTGTTTGTATAATTTTGCCCCAGGATTGTGCTATCACCAACCATATTAATATTAAGGTCTTCCGTCGCATATATGCCGTATTTGCCTTGGGTAACAGAGTCTATCCACACTGCATCATGCGCTGTGTTGATGGTCGCATTGTCAAGAGTAAGGGTAGAGGTATCTGGGTCATAGGTGACGGTTGCGCCATCGCCATCTGCTGTGCCAAGCACATCCGCTTTGTTCGCACTGGTCACCTCCACGCCGCCAACCCATATGCCGTAATTGGTGGCAGACATGGGAGTAACCAACCCAAGTGCCGCCGCGATTGGCGGCATTTCACCCACAGTCACAACAATCTCCGGCAGAGGGGCCCTTACCGTGTAGCTCTCAACCACTGGTGTAAAAACATATTCGCCCTCGGTATTCATGTCATAGTCGAGTGAAACCCATGTCACTGGAATCTCCACGGTGTTTTCCACCCATTCGGGTTCCGTTGTCGTTGCGGGGGTTGCCGTTTCCGGGCTGCCGGAATCCAGCACGGCATCCTCCCCGATAGATACGGCTGTCCGTACCGTGGCGGTCAATGTTTCGGGCAATTCTAAATCTTCAATGGATGTTCCGAGTAATACCGCTTTTTCTGTTTCTGCAAGCGGCGCAAAGCTGATAATTTCTCCGCTCCCGCCAATGGTCGTATGGATTTCTTCCGCCATTGCCGATACCGGCAGCATGGTCACAATCATGCACAGCGCAAGAAACATACTTAATAGTCGATTGTTCATAAGGTCTGTTCCTCCTTGATTTGTAAATTTGTGTTTCCTTGTTCCAAAAGTTTCTGTAGCCTATCGGCTTCTTCCTCAGTGGCGGAGCGAATATGGGGTTTCTCGCAGGAAGGGCATTCCTTTACCGCTCCCGCCCGGCAGAATAAAAAGCCGCAGTCCTCGCAGGCGTAAGTCATGTCATGTCCCCCTTCCGCATAGACAGGTTGATTTTCTTCAAATCCCAAGGAGCTGCTTTTTCTTTGCCTCAAACTCCTGCTGTGAAATCACGCCATCTTCCATGAGTGTCTTATATTTTTTGATTTCTTCGATGGCGTCGGTAGGCGGAGCCATGTTGGTATGTAACGTCCCCATTCCCATCATACCGGGGCCAACAGACTGCTCGGCCATGCCGGGGAAGGC
This genomic window from Clostridiales bacterium contains:
- a CDS encoding choice-of-anchor D domain-containing protein, translated to MNNRLLSMFLALCMIVTMLPVSAMAEEIHTTIGGSGEIISFAPLAETEKAVLLGTSIEDLELPETLTATVRTAVSIGEDAVLDSGSPETATPATTTEPEWVENTVEIPVTWVSLDYDMNTEGEYVFTPVVESYTVRAPLPEIVVTVGEMPPIAAALGLVTPMSATNYGIWVGGVEVTSANKADVLGTADGDGATVTYDPDTSTLTLDNATINTAHDAVWIDSVTQGKYGIYATEDLNINMVGDSTILGQNYTNNASLGIYTGGDLVIKGNGSLNVSGGTGKVSSGIYSRGNITIEGGEITATSAAADNISVAIVSISGVTISDGVVTATGSAAGIMGAVSITGGDVTVQSDTQALNGSLTTSGYEGCSITASTNKSGDGADTYNAANLATYKYIKVEPGATPPVFSEVGDRTALQSAITSAAGDLNLKLSDSYSDTGTITIPSTCNYNITIDLNGKTLNGGSGSAISHEGSGTLTITDSKGGGMVTSKTAIGTIRAGNHSTVNISGGTVSATGSSGYAIYSANTTLNISGGTVSATGSNSYAIFSSNEFAQLNISGGTISAVNGTAIYFTNTTISTEETVVIQGGTKAMVFAPTLSSGVQGGASTSYDGGGSVAYVAGNIATYKYLKFGSDVISPVLSSESVNRTSDTAATIGFTTDKAGTAYYLVVNSDATAPTSAEVKAGTSLGSVSGTVTGKAVTLTAGAKDIYVVVEDSAGNISTPLKISVAAYVAPDTTAPTVTSVSVPPEGDYSNGHTLDFTVNFDENVTVDTINGTPYIALTVGSMTKQTVYVSGSGTKNLVFRYTVNVGDSDSDGVSIGSLILNGGTIQDAAGNNANLTLNDVNSTAGIRVNPLVAPSITGQPSPQTVNEGQSATFSVTATGTGLTYQWQVNTGSSFAYITNGGVYSGANTTTLTITGVTAGMSGYQYRAIVSGTVAPVATSNLATLTVNAAPSYTITASPTSKDFGSLKVGYSAPAAQTVTITNTGNTNVTLTQPTSTNYTIGTLSDTTLAAGGTATFTVAPKVGLAMGNYNETLTVSTDHSTNATVELSFAVTAVPTYTITANPTSKAFGSLAVGYSVPAAQTVTITNTGNSSVTLTQPTSTNYTIGTLSDTTLAANGTATFTVAPKVGLAVGNYNETLTVSTNHSTSTTVELSFTVTAASTYTITANPTTKDFGSLSVGYSAPAAQTVTITNTGNSSVTLTQPTSTNYTIGTLSTTTLAANGTATFTVAPKAGLAVGNYNETLTVSTNQSTNATVELSFSVTAVPNYTVTFNPNGGTVSETTRSVAPGTAVGALPTPTRSGSYSFDGWYTAASGGTQISASTTVSANVTYYAHWTYTGGGGSGSGGGSSSNDNSSPVIVTPPAPDKPNSPTQGEIKVPGTVDDKGNITVNITGKTVTDAFDKALADAKKNGNEQNGITVILRVDTGSKTGSHVTVNLPKTVQDTIIAKKIVNTIVVVDNPDIRIGMDLTTVQEINKQAKSDVNITATRGDSSKLTGDAKKAIGSRPVFDLKVNYGNDKAVSSFGAGSVSVTIPYTLGANEKAGNVQAVYVDAKGKVHWLTNSVYDSVEQVLRFSTHHFSTYGIGYKQPSTAFTDIAAHWAKEDIEFVVSRGLFSGTSNTTFSPNTAMTRGMLVTALGRLANADVSSYAKSSFTDVKSDTYYMGYIEWASKNNIVNGVGNGKFAPDQSITREQMAVIMSNYAKTIGFTLPKVHEENTFADSTRTSAYAKDAVKQMQMAGVISGKNGNLFDPQGTATRAEVSAVLRRFVELAISSDTMQGWTRNDSGQWMYFKDGKPLTGKQDIDGATYTFDQYGVTADVPKNLRYTTYTVQKGDSFWSIFRKLGCPMSELERLNNKSRFSLILPGDVLRVPEK